The region AATATGTTTTTTAGAGAGAGTGAGTCATAATTATTTGTCATGCGATTCACTCCAATACTTGTAGCATTATCAATCGCCTTGGTTTTTTCTCCGCTACGGTGTAGTTCTTTTCTTTTTTCACTCTCTCTCGTGTGTCGCTTTTTCATATTTTTAAAGGCGTATTCTGCTTGTTGTTTTTTAGTAAAATTTGAGTAAAAAATACTTTCAATATCTTCTTTCTCAAACTTAGATGATTGCTTTAAGCCAGATGCCATGCCCTTAAAATCATTGTAGTTCAAATAAGATGTGAAGATTCCTAAATCAATCTTTTGCTTCTTTGCTTTTTTTATAACCTTTAAACCGCTTCCTATCTCCATTATGCCAACAAAGTCAGGGATGGATAGCGAAGTAAGGCTTTTGATTTTATTTGCGTGTATGGCAATATAGACATAGCTTCCGTACGAAATATATTTATTGATTTGCTCTTGCAATCTATCAATTGTATCGACTTCGCTTTTTATCTCAATTATACAAGTCTCATTTTTACCAAACGCTATATAATCTGCTCGTCTGTCTCCAAGAGATAGTTCTGGAATGATTACATCATCTTCATTAGGATACTGCTTTAATAGCCACTCATAGACTAGGTATTTTGCGGTTCTTTCATCTACAATATTATCGTTTAAAGATTTTTTTGAGATTTTTTGCTTGTGTGAAGTAATTAATTCTGCTTGATGAGGATTAAGATAGCCTAATATTTCATCTTCTCTAACCGTGTGACATTTATTTTTGATTTTATTTCCGTATGAATCAAAATGCAAATAATAAAATTCATTATCTGATTGAAAGATTTGACAAATATTTTTATCACAAACTTTATCGCCGATTTTACAATCCCATCTAAAGTTTTTCTTACTTAAAACATATCCACTTCCTAAAAGCTCCAATGCTTTTTCGAGAGTGAGATTTTTTATTTCAGTTGCCATCTAGTTGCTCGGAAGTATAATTTCACGAAACACATGTTCTTTATAAGCTTCATCTACTGCGTTTATGGTTGTATCTAATAGTCCAACTATATATCTTCTATAGTCTAAATCCATAGAGGGAACAAATTTACCTTTTTGATTTGTGAGTAATTCAGTAAAATCGTTTACTGAAGCTTTTAGAGCCATAACACCAAGCTTTTCACTAAGTTTGAAAGACATTGCTATTATTTCTGCATCCATACTATATGCTGTCTTTAGTTCTTCATCCGTGTAAATTGCTTGCATTTTATAGTCCTCTATATTGGAAAGTTTTGGCATAATTTGCCATCTAAATGTTCGTATGTAGTGCCATGAGGATGAGAAATATATGGCTCTTTCATCTTAGCCTCTTATTTTTTTAATTTTAGATACACCAAAATCTACAGGAGAAAATACTGCATTAATACAACCTGTAAATTCTCTTAATATATCATTACTGTCGTCATGTCCACTACAAGCTTGAGCAGATGCACTCAACAATGATTCCGCATCACTTAAGGAAATATCATCCAAACTATCCACATATACTATTCCAGATAGTTGATTTTCATTTGTGTCTTTTTTATAGTTAAACACTTCTTTAGTGATAATATCAACACCTTTGTGTCTTGCTCTTTCTATTGCATCTTTCACCCACCAATGAATTTCGATTGCTATGGTTTTTTTCTTTGTCATTAGAAACACCTTTATTTTGTTACCATTATCATACTTTTAAACAGTAAATAAGTCAAGCATTGTATAGAATGTTTATACAATGCTTTAATAATAAATATACTGAAATAGTTTTTCAGTTTTAGCATTTATTTCTTTATAGTGTAAATATTTGCATTTACTTTATCAAAAAAAATAGAAATTTAAAGGAGTTGAGGAGTTTATTAATAGAGTGGGGCACTACAAAATATCTAAATATTTAGTCCTAAACACCTCAAAATCCCCTGTAAAATTTTCTCTTGCCCAATTGCGCAAAGTTCTTTCAAAAGTTACACCAGCACCCGGAAAGGTCATGTTTTCAATAAAATATATTTTCCCCTCGTAGTATCTATAGAAGTCATAGCCTCTCCCGTTTTGTTTGTGCATGGTATCACAAACAAAAAGCAATCCATCAACAAGACCATAAGTGTCTGGTTCTGCAAAATGAATAAATCTAATATCTTCGAAAAAGATAAAAGGCTCTTTTAGGGAGAGAGAGGAGGCACAATAGTTTGCAAACAAAAATCTACTATTTCGCGCCTCTTGGGGTATTTTTTTATTGTCTTCTATTATCTCAAACAACTTTTTTGGCTCGTCCAAGCTCGCCCCCTCAACAAGCCCGACTCTAAAAGCCCCGGCTTCATCCCGAAGAACATCTCGGGCTTCATGAGAGTCATAAATGACAAATTTGCCACTACTGTTTCCTGAAGAAACAGTACCATTTTCGGCATCTTTCCCACTATCTTCAATCTCTTTAGTTTTCTTTTGAACTCCTTTTTGAGCCTTCACAGCAGGCTCCGCTGATTTTTTTACATCTTTTTCAAAACCACTAAGCATAGGAAGAATATCATGGATAGTTTGTGCCGGAGTCACTATATCCATAGGGTGCAAACCACGGTCTGACTCCTGATAAACAAGTTCTCTTTCGCTCTTCTCATACCGATTAAGGGCGGGCAGCTTGAACATATTATCAGCCATCGGCAGATAATATGTTTGCACAAATTGCTCAAAATCCTCTAAAGCAACACCCTCATTGTCCCCAAAGAGAGCGGTAAATTGTATTTTTGAAGACGCTGGATACTTTAGGAGTGCATCTCTAATTCTACAAACATTTTGTGCAAAAAGCCTATTTTTGCGAAAACGATCATACTCATCTTTCAAATTTTCATTCAAAAATTTAAAATAAGTAGTATCACTTATGCCAATCTTTTTATCAATAGTGTTCAGAAGATAAACCTGTTCACTCACGCTAAAAAGCTCATCGAACAAAGAGAGAATCAGGTTAGAAATGGCTCTTAAAAAGTCCGTTTTCGGTCGTTTACGCGCTCCTCGCTCAAGCGCACTACGCGTATCTAATTTAAGCTGCTTGCGTGCTTTCTCAACGAATGCTACAAGATCGTACTGTCGTGCCATCATACTGCGCTCCTGCATTTATCATTTTTACTGCCCGCTGAACAGGACTAAACCCAGAGCCAAAAACAGGATTATTTGCACAAAACACAAAGTCCTCTAAGGTAACTCCAAGAACAGGGCAAATACTCTTGTTTTCGCTCAAAAACCGCAAAAACTTCTCCTTAACCGGCTTAAGACAATACTTCACTAAAATCAGTGTTATTTGGTAATCATAAAAAAACAAATAGAGGCGGCGGAGATATGTGTCATACTCATGCACAAACATATTTCGCGCAATATCCGCATATTGTTGAGGCTCTAAATTTAGCCCGAAATCTTTATTTAAAATATGCGAGATTAACTTTATGGTTTGAACACTTCTCATCAAATCGAGTAAAGCTTTCCCGAAAATATCCCGAGACAACCCTCTCTCAAGAGCCGAGCGAGAATCATTTTTAATCCTCTTTCTAGCTTTTGTGATAAAAGTTTCAATACAAACATCATCCAAATCATTAGCAAGTATCTTAGAAATCTCCGCCTTTTCACTCAAAAACCATTCATTAGTAGTTTCTAATTTCATCTACACCCCTTAAAAAAAGCCTGAGCTAACAAACAAAGACAAGGCACCAACCTTTAATTGTCAAGAAAAGTGTAGCACAAAAAAAGTCAAAAAGTCAAACAAACATAAAAGGGTTAAAAACCCCATATTTTTTTGCAAGAAAAAATACTCCCTAAAATGAAACATTTTCAGGGTAAGCGAGTTTGCCATTGTGGCGTACAAATTTCTAACGCAATTTATACTCCAAATGACAACTCGTTTTTTTGACAAATCGTCAAAAAAATCAGAAAAAAAGCAAATAGTAAAACTTTTGCCTTTTTTCTCAAAAAACCGCTATCGCTCAAAAAACCGCTATCGCTCAAAAAACCGCTATCGCTCAAAAAACCGCTATCGCTCAAAAAACCGCTATCGCTCAAAAAACCGCTATCGCTCAAAAAACCGCTATCGCTATCTTTTATTTAAAACGCTCTTATGTAGCATAGTAACCCAAGTAAAAACCCCTAAATAGCCACTTTGTAGATATAATTTTAGAATTACTATTTACAAGGGGGCAAGCTCCATGGGCAAACATCCACTCTATAATCAATCTGTCTCTTTGATGGGAATTGCAGTGAGACTATCGAGAAACTAAATACAAGAACAGCGAAGAGTGCTCAAAGTGTACGAACAAGAACAAGATATTTTGCAATGGGTGAAGCGAAGAAAATCATTTTAAATGTAATGAGAAGCAGTGAAAGGGAGCTTGATGTAACCGTGTATTGTGTCTCACAACGGTTCAAAAAGACAATAATATAGTCTATATAGACATAATAGACCACAATAATAAAAAAGTAAGATACGAAATAAAAGATATTGATTGGCGAAAATTAACCCCGATCGAATGTGAACGACTTCAAACCGTAGCCGACAACTACACTGCTAAAGGCTTAGATGAAAATTTTATAGAGACAAAAATCTCAAACTCCCAACGCTATAAAATGATAGGAAACGGATGGACAGTAGATGTAATAGTCCATATTATGAAAGAGCTGCTTCCCCATGAATTGAAAATCAAGTAATCTAAAATTTATTATATATTTATTATTTTTAGTATATAATTCTCTTTGACAACAATATTTTTTAACATTGCATGCAAAGGATAATAAATGCAAAGGGTAATTTCATTGATTATTGCAAGAGACGAAAACAAGCAGCCTATACTCATGAACATAGAAGTTGGGGAAGGGTTTGGCATTGAAAATATAAATATAGGTGGCTATCTCTTTACAGATCAAGAAAGAGATAGCCTTTCAAAAAAATTAATAATCCAAAAAGAGCTATTCGATGAACTAAAAGACAACGAACCGCTCGACATAACATACAGATTTGAAAATATGACTGCAAGTCAGATTTTAAAAACCTTGAGCGCATAAGGATAAAAAATGTATTCAGCACAAACGATAGAGCAGGGAAGAGAACTTTTCAAAAGCATAATAGCCTCTATCAACATTGAAAAAGCGATAGAGAAATCAACAGGCTATACCGCCGAAAATCTAAAAAGAATATTCGGCGCAAACCCCTTAGTAAACCAAGAGGCATTAAGTTCCGTAGCAGAGGTAAGAAAACTTCTGCCTAGTGTATACACAGAAATAGCTGAGCAATATAAAAATGTAGAAGTGGATTTAGATATGCTAAAAGCCTATGCTAAAAAATTCGATGTCGACAAAACCCAACAAAAAAAACTCTCTTAAACCGACTGCGGCTAAACGCCGCAGAATCCATTTTAAAAAACACCCCCGCCAGCTTAAGCAATAATTTATTATACTTTTATTATAATTTTTAAAAATACCGCCCCAATAGGCAGAATTAAATAAAAATTCACAAAGTGGAAAATATGAAAGCAAAAAAATCGTCTCCGTCAAAACCGCCGTTCGATAAAGAAAAGCTCCGTCAGCATGTAAAGTTTTTTATAAACAGAAGATACGATTTTGTCCTAGTAGCAATCGCCATAGCTTACTTCAATGTATCTTCAAGCCTTAACAACGCTCTTGATTTGTTAAAGCAAAAGGATAGTCAAATAGTAGATTTAGCACAAAGAACCACCTATATAACGGATGGCGGAGTTATTAAGCAATACGAGAAAGAGAAGTTCGATGTTTACAACCAAAAAGATAATGTCGCAAAAGTCATGGCGGACTATCTTATAAACTCAGCATTTGTTCTTACCGACGCATATAAAACAAAAATCTTTGGCTCTGAAGAAGATCTTTACAAAAGCACAAAAGAGTTTCAGCTTTTTTACAAAAGTTTCATAGAGATCAATCCAAGAATCTCAACGCAAAAGGCTATGGATGATTTTGAAATTGTAAAAAAAGATTGGAAACAGATTTTAAGATGGTTTGCGGCGGCAATCAACGAAAACAATCTCCCACATACGATGGATAAAAAAATATCAAACATAGAGTTTGTAAATTGGAATACCGATAAAAATACTTTTACTATAAAAATAAAAGTCCCGATTTTTGTAAAATCGATCAATAAACTAAATATAGACGATGCAGGACTCTCTGAAGCATCAATTACTGCAACGGGATATTACGACCTACAGCAAAAATCTCTTCCTAACCCATATGGGATGAAATTCACTTCGCTCACTCTTGCACATCCGGTTATCAACCACACTAAGATGCAGAGGAGCGAAAAACAATGAGTGTAGTCCAAACACTTAAAGCCTTCACAGTAGAACCTCTAAAATACTACACTAACATCCTCATAAGCAGCGGATGCCTGCTTATAGAGGATGTTGACTACGAAGACGATAATGCCGTCTATATAAACGACTACCTGCAAGAAGTATATTGCGTAGAACTAGGCGGGGCAGGGGAGAGCAGCTCGTTTCTGCCTGAAACGCTCATTAGTTCCCTCTGCTCCGATTTCGCCGATGATGAAGCAGGCGAAATGACATGGGTACTAATCAAAGACGGTGCATACAAAAAAAATCTTATCTTTACAAGAAGCAAGAAACTTGCAATCCAAATCTCTTCAGCCGTCTCTTCAAAAATTCTAAACTTTAAGGAAGTTTTTGACCGCATACTCTCTTTGTATTTTAATAATCAATATGAGATAGATTGGTACAAAAAAGAGCTGGTTCAAAAATACAATATAGATTTCACGGACGAACGCAAAAGCCCTATTAATTTAGCAAACGCCCTCATAAGAGAAAGAGCGTTTGCGAACTACACAAAAGTAAAGTTTTACCAAGCAGTCTCATACAACAACGAAATTCCGGAGGGCGGAAAAAAATTCAACATAGAAGATTTTAACAATATAAAATTTACGGGTGGGCTCTATACAAAAATAATATTCAGCTTAGAAAGAATAAAAGAGGAACTAAATCACCAAAAGTTTAATACGACAGCCCAGTTTTCAAATACAGACAAAAACAAAATAAAAGAGCTTATTAAAACGGTAGATACCCATAACCGTGTCATGATAAACACCGTCTTGGAAGTCTTTGAAGATTACGGCAGCAGCGTTGCCACACAAGTAGAAAGAGCGGCAAACTGCAAACTAGATGCCGTGTCAAGAAAACAACGCCAATTTAACAATAAAACACCGGTCTTTATGTTAAATAGAGATTTCTCAAGAGTTGTAGAAAAATCGTTTCTAAACGACTATATAGCCTACAACTCAAAACTCGACTCAGACAAGCCTCATCTCGTAGGCTACGGCAGTGATGGGGGTTTTGCAAATTTCGGCTTTAAAAAAGCAACACAGATGAACGCCATCGCCAAACCGCACTTTATCCTTTTAGGAACATCAGGTGCGGGAAAAACCCAAGCTGCTAACGATATCTTCAAGCAACTCGTCGGATATGAAGTCGAAACCGCAAAGCTCCATAATATAGGCGAGACAAACCATATTATATTCGATATCAAAGACAGTTTTTACGGGCAAATAAGCCAAATCGCAAAAGCCCATCCTAATCTAGTAAATATGAACGATTTTAATAAAAACGAATTTGTGTATAATATAATCGATTGCGACACAACCACAAAAGATGGCAAAACTTTTGCAGATGAAAGCGATCTCGATTTCTCCGCTACTCTTATATCTATGATTTTATCAAGCGGAGACGGCGAGAGCCAAGCTCTCACCTCAAGCGAAACGCAAGAGTTCAAACAGGCTCTAAGAGAGATATATGAAAACGGCTACGAACCCATGCCTATAGCCGACCTTCGTGAATCCCACCCAAAAGAGTATAAAGTAATACGGGATTTAGGGTACAAAGAGTTTACACCCATAGACGAATTAAAAGAGCCGGAATTCAAAAAATTCAAGAAACCTCTCTTACACAATGTGATAAATCTGCTAAAACAAAGAGAGAGTGAATATTCAAACAAAAACCAGCAAATCAGAGTACGACTTGCTGAATCTATAATACATAAACTCGAAACAATAAACCAGATGCAGATTTTCTCTAAGCACTCAAAACTTGATTTTGAGGCAAAAGAGATAATCTACTTCAGAACCGACTCAATAGTCGGAGGCGAAGACTACGGATACCTCGTTTTCGCAATGCTCGGAATCCTCGCAAAAAAAACAAAAGCAATACAGCATGCAAAGCGATTAAAAAACCAACCCCGCCCACTTATTTTCTTTTGGTTTGAAGAGGCAAGAAATATCTTCTCAAATAAACTCTTCAAAGAAAAAGAGGTTTTTGAGAGAATTATAAACGAATGGAGAAGCTACGATATGGTTTTTTGCCCCATAACGCAAGAACCCCAACATATCCCCGACTCAATTCTAAACGGATTTGAAGTAAAAATGATTTTAACTAGCGGCGAAGACGAGGAGGAGAAGCAAAATCTTATCGACAACCTCTCATCCCGCCTTGCCATAGGAGACAGGAGAAGAAAGATTCTTCAAACACTCCCAAAATATACAATGTTTGTTATGTATGGAGACGGAGCCTTTACTATGAAGTTTAAAGACGATGAAGCCTTTAGAAAAATAGTAAACACATAAGGAAAAATATGAAAAAGAAACTCTTTTTACTTATCACTTTATCAACTCTCTCACAAGCAGCATGTGTTTATGTTGATTGCAGTGATTTCGTCTCCTCACAAACCTCTCAGACACAAAGCCAAATGCAAAACGAATTTCAAGCGATTCAAAATAAACTTAATACACTTGAAAACAATTACGAAAAATATGCAGAGGCTCTGCATGAGAACAATAAACTCTATAAAAAAAATAAGATTCTCAAAACAGAGTATCTTATTATCTTAAAAAAAATAGACCAAAAAGCAAAACTCCTCAAATCTATCGAAGCAGCCGAGACAAATTAACTCACCCAATATTTCTTTAAGCCAAAATTTATTATAATGTTATTAATTTTTTTAAAAAAGGAGTTATTTATGGAGATACTCGCTATAAAGATTATAGCAAGCCTGCCAATGGCATCCGCCGCAATCTATGGAATACACCATCCGCAAAAAGCAATAAAGATACTTTCGTCTTATATTATAATTATGCCTTTTATGGCATATATACTTTAAAAAAGGTAAAAAAATGGATGCCAAGTTAGCCCAAAAATTAGAAGGGTTTGCAGAACTCCTTGCTCAAAATAATGTCTCAAAAAAAATAGCGAACAGTTTCAACGACCTAAGAAACTACATAGCCGACAATCTCAGAGAAGCCTCTGATTTTGTCGCCTCAAAAGAGAGAATAGAAGAGATACAAAAAGATTGCAAAGTACAATCGGTTTTCGGCGACTTAGTAAACCCGTTCCAGCCCGAGCTTATACACCTAAGACCCGAACAAGTAGCCCTCTCCTTAGGTAGAGAGTACCGCTTTTGGAATCAAACCGAACTAACAGTTGCCGAACACTGTATGAATATGGCGCAATATTTTCAAGATAAATACCCAAACCAACCCGAGTTAGCGAAATGGGCAATGATTCATGAGATGGGAGAGGTTACGCTAGGAGACACCGCAACCCCAATAAAAGATATCGTGCCGGGAATCAGAAAAAACGAAGACAAACTCCTTGCAAAATATGCAACAGAGCAGGGCTTAAGCCCAAAAATGCCCAAAGAAGTCCATATTTTAGACAAGCGAATGATGATAACTGAAGCCTACGCCTATATGCCCAATAAAGAGTATTGGGACAAAGCAGCTCTAAAAATGTAAAAAAGTATGAAAACCGACATATCCCCCTTAACAGACAGATATATAAGACAAACCCCTTTATCCACCGACCGTGCAATAGAGGGGTTTGCAAAAAAATGGATAGAGTTAAACCTACCCGTCACACCAAAACTAAAACTTATGGCAGAGGGCAAAATCCAAGAAGCAATAAGAGGCGAAGCCTCAATCAGAGATGTCTACAATATGAATAACATAGAAAATATCTCCGCCCAAGAAACCAAAGAGACGCTGGAATCTTATGCCGCCAAAATATCCCCAAAACCAAACCTCTCTCCAGGGTAAAAACTTCCAAGAGAATGTTAATTATGTTAATCAATATATAAATCAAAGAAATACAAAACAAAAAAACGGAGAAAAAATGACCATAGAAGTAATCTCTAATTCACTTACAATAAACGGTAATTTCAAAACAATCTCTCATTTCCAAGAAATAAAAGAGGTGCTAGATAGAATGATAACAACACACAATGTGATAGAGCTAAATTTAAACGATTCAATCTCTATCACATCATCGCTTATAGGATATCTCAATAAGATTATCCATAAAGACAAAATACTTCTATCTCTTAAAACCAAAAATATGCGAGTTTATACCCTTTTAGATGATCTTAATCTAGAACGAACATTTAATGTAAAATTATTAAGAAGTTAGCCTCCCTAATATATTGCCGGCACGAAGCACTGTAAAGGGTGCTTGTTTAATCTTAAATTTATTATATATCTATTAAAATATATATCTAAAACAAACCAAGGAAAAATTCATGCGAAGTATAATTTTGCGCCTAACAACAACCGCATTAATAGCCTCTTCACTGCAAGCGGCAAACTACTCTTCCACACTAAGTGAAGCAAGAGCCGTTCAAATGGAGAACTATCAACAAAAAGAAACCTCCTTACTGGAGAGAGTGGAGAGCCTAATAAAAAGAACATCCAACTTCAGCATAAAAAGAGCGGATGTTCAAACAGCATGGGGTCTCCCTTATACCTATTGGAACAATTTTGCAAACCAATCTTGCACCATCTCAGGCAACTACTGCGTAGGCAACACTGGTGCAGGAATAAATCTTGAAATTGATTTAGTAAACAAACAATTTAAGCTCTCAAACTCTCTCGGTGCATCACCAAACACCGAGAACATCAAACTATACGCAAAAAACCGAAGCAACGAAATATTAGTAGACGCGTCAAACAACGCTCTACGCCCTTTTAGTGTAGAACTAAGCAATATGTACGAAACCTATCAAAAAATCATATCATCATCGGATAACAATATATCCTCAACAGCTCCGACCGACACCTCAAAAGTTTGGTATAAACCAAACGGTCTCGGCGGCTACGATATCTACTCTTATGTAAACGGGCAGTGGAAAAAAACTGGAACCGCCGACAACGCTGGCAAAACAGAGTTTTTTGCCGCGACCGCAGCCGAACTCCAAGCCATCCCTTGCTCACTCGGGGCTAAAGGCTATGTAGGAGACGGCGCAACATCTGCACAATATATCTGCGGTCTCGGAGGTATATGGGAAACACTCGGCTCTGCAAATACAGGCGGTGGCACATTTAACGGCACAGGAAATATCCTTGCAATGGCGACAACACTCTTTACAAAAGCCGGAGGTTCAATAGCCGACTCCCAAGCACCTGACGGCGAATGGGGCGGCTCAAAAACATTTACAAAAAAAGACGATACAACCACAGGCGGTTATTGGAAAACAGACGACAACGCTTATATCGTCACAAACACAATCACATCTTTAAATTCTCTATCCTCTCTTTTTTTAACGGGAACAACGGCATGGATAGCAAACGGCACGACCGCCGTCTATAAACTTCAAAAGAAAACCCTGCCAAATCTCTCAACCGCTTGGGTATATGTAACAAAAGACTACGGCACGCTGTTGAGCCTAAGCACTGCTGCAAGCAAAAATGGCGATGGAGTATATATATTCGTAACCGACCATAACGAATTTCTCTATTATAGTGGCGGGATATTCAATCCGCACCCATCAGGCACGGGAATAGCTTTTGTAACAAAAGACGCTCTCGGAAGAAGTATATTTACCCCTCAAAACGGCAAAACATACTTAGTTCAATCAAATGACTGTACCGACCTAACATGTAATGGAGCAGTCGGGACTTCATACTATG is a window of Sulfurimonas sp. DNA encoding:
- a CDS encoding sce7726 family protein, with translation MATEIKNLTLEKALELLGSGYVLSKKNFRWDCKIGDKVCDKNICQIFQSDNEFYYLHFDSYGNKIKNKCHTVREDEILGYLNPHQAELITSHKQKISKKSLNDNIVDERTAKYLVYEWLLKQYPNEDDVIIPELSLGDRRADYIAFGKNETCIIEIKSEVDTIDRLQEQINKYISYGSYVYIAIHANKIKSLTSLSIPDFVGIMEIGSGLKVIKKAKKQKIDLGIFTSYLNYNDFKGMASGLKQSSKFEKEDIESIFYSNFTKKQQAEYAFKNMKKRHTRESEKRKELHRSGEKTKAIDNATSIGVNRMTNNYDSLSLKNIFKVDENYLVKLLDMMQNSFNKVYKNSSVFDIALDDKMLYRTLSIRYKLAEFHNTSRYFRLKYMLEKKDILLKNQEEIIDYINDEMSAIIKELKNDSGLYLFKTQSKKTHAFFTNKLSSRGIEYKILQPSEMKNLHRINREHFADKQVLIVVEATSSFYHVDREINQQRLWIK
- a CDS encoding DNA cytosine methyltransferase; translation: MCLTTVQKDNNIVYIDIIDHNNKKVRYEIKDIDWRKLTPIECERLQTVADNYTAKGLDENFIETKISNSQRYKMIGNGWTVDVIVHIMKELLPHELKIK